The Gloeobacter violaceus PCC 7421 DNA window CCGCTCTTTCCGCTGCCGGATGTGGTGCTGTTTCCAGGACGGCCATTGCCGCTGCACATCTTCGAGCCGCGCTACCGGATGATGATGAACACGGTGCTCGACACCGACTGCCGCTTCGGGGTGCTGCTGTGGGATCAAGAGACCAAGCAGCCGGCACGGGTCGGCAGCTGCGCCGAAATCACCCAGGTCGACCGCCTGCCTGACGACCGGATGAACGTTTTGACCGTGGGGATCAAGCGCTTTCGGGTTCTGGAGTACACCCGCCAGAAACCCTACCGGGTGGGTCTGGTGCAGTGGATCGACGACGAGCCGGTCGAAGGCGATCTCAGCGCCCTGACCCAGGAAGCCAAAAAACTGCTCGCCGATGTGGTGCGCCTCTCCAGTAAGCTGATGGAGAAACCGCTCCAGTTGCCGACACTTCCGGAGGAGCCCCTCGAACTTTCCTACTGGATTGGGGGCAGCTTCTACGGTGCTTCCGAAGAACAGCAGGCGCTATTGGAACTGCAAGATACTGCCCGGCGTCTCCAGCGCGAGATCGACATTCTGCAGACCACCCTCAAGCATCTGGCTGCCAGGACGGTTCTCAAAGACACCTTGAGCTAGCGACGGCGTCCACTATGCACATCGGCGTTCCCAAAGAAATCAAAGATCAGGAATTCAGGGTCGGTTTGACTCCGGCGGCGGTGCGCGCTTTGAGCGATCAGGGCCACAGCGTGGCTATCGAAGCGCGGGCGGGGGAGGGATCCGGCTTTACTGACCGGGACTATCTGGAGGCCGGTGCCCGCATCGTGGAGACCGCCGCGGAGGTCTACGCCCAGCCGATGATCGTCAAAGTCAAAGAGCCCCTGCCCCTGGAGTACGCCCTGCTGGGCAAGGGCCAGATTCTTTTTACTTATTTGCATCTGGCGGCGAGCCGCGAGTTGACCGAGGCGTTGCTCAACTCAGGAGCCACCTGCATCGCCTACGAGACCGTGGCCCTGGCCGACGGGCGCCTGCCGCTGCTCACGCCGATGAGTGCAATCGCGGGCCGTCTGGCGGTGCAGTTCGGGTCGCGCTTTCTGGAGAAGCAACAGGGTGGCCGCGGCGTACTCCTGGGTGGGGTGCCCGGGGTGGCCGCGGGCCATGTGGCGATCTTGGGCGGCGGTATCGTCGGCACCGAGGCGGCCCGCATCGCCGTCGGCATGGGGGCACGGGTGACGATTCTCGATGTCAACCTCGACCGGCTCGCCTACCTCGAAGATCTGTTCGGTTCGCGCGTCGAACTGCTCTTCAGCACCCGCCGGACCATCGAACAGATGGTGCCGGGGGCGGATTTGCTGATTGGAGCGGTGCTGGTGACCGGGCGGCGTGCCCCCAAGCTGGTCAGCCGCGAGGTGGTGGGCCGCATGAATCCCGGCTCGGTGATCGTCGATGTGGCCGTCGATCAGGGCGGCTGTGTGGAGACGCTCAGACCCACCTCCCACTCCGAACCGGTCTACCTCGAAGCAGGCGTCGTCCACTACGGCGTGCCCAATATGCCCGGGGCGGTGCCCTGGACGGCCACCCAGGCGCTCAACAACGCCACACTCCCCTACGTGATGAAACTGGCGGAACTGGGATATCCGCAGGCCACCGAGCGCGATCCGGCCCTTGCCTTAGGCATCAACATCGCCCACAGCCGTCTGATCCACCCGGCGGTGCAGCAGGTCTTTCCCGATCTCATCCATGCTTGAGCGGGTGCTCGAACCGGAAGTCATGGATTCGCAGGCGGAGGCGGAGGCCTACGACGCCATGGACCACGGCGAGGTCAATGCCCGTTTTGTGGCCGATGTGCTCGCCCTTGGACCTGCCGACGGCCCCTGGCTGGATCTGGGCACCGGTCCCGCCCACCTGCCGGTCCTGTTGGCGAGCGAGCGACCGGATATCCGGATCACCGCGGTCGATCTGGCTGCGCCGATGCTTGCCATCGCCCGGCGGCGCGTCGAGGCTGCGGGGTTGGCGGGACGCATCACCCTGGTGCATGGGGATGCAAAGGCCCCGGCGCTCGGCGCGGCCCGCTTTGCCTGCGTGTTCTCCAACAGTCTGGTGCACCACTTGCCGCAGCCGGCCCCTTTCTGGCAGGCTTGCGCCCGGTTGCTGGCGCCGGGGGGGGTGCTCTTCGTGCGCGATCTGGCCCGTCCGGACAGCCTGTCTAGGCGCGACGCCCTGGTCGAACAGTACGCGGCCGGTTGTGACGACGATCAGCGCCGGTTGTTCGCCGAGTCGCTCCAAGCGGCGCTCATCCCGGCGGAAGTGGCCTCACAGGCCCGAGCCGCGGGGCTGACTGGGGCGCAGGTGGCGATGAGTTCCGACCGGCACTGGACGCTGATCCGTCGGGGAGCGGTGTAACGGCGGTGGCGCACCTGTGCATCGATCTGGCGTTTCTGCCTACCCGGCCGACGGGCCTTGGTACCTATGCCCTCAATTTACTGGCGCACCTGCGCTGGGACGACGTGGTGACGCTGTTTTCCCCCAGACCGCTCGAACCTTTTCCCTGCTGCCTTGTGCCCCCGGCCCTTGCTTCCGACGGCGGGCGGTGGGCACACCTGGCGCGGCTGGCATGGCAGCAAATCCGTCTTCCGGCCCTCTACCGCACCCACAAAGCGGACTTGCTCTTCTCGCCGCTGCCGGAAGCGCCACTGGCACGGCACTGCCGCTCGGTGGTGACTGTGCACGATCTCATACCGCTGCGGTTTCCGGGGCCGTTCCCGGCCCTACTTACCCGCTACTTCCAGTACTACGTGCCGCAGGTGCTCCACAACAGCGAACACATCCTCTGCGATTCGGAAGCCACCGCCTCCGACATCGTGCGCTTTTACGGCATTGCTGCTAAAAAGCTCACTGCGATCCCGCTTGCCCACGACGCGGCGCACTTTTACCCGCGCGGGCTCGCCCCGGCCAACTACTTTTTGTACCTGGGCCGCCAGGACCGGCACAAAAACCTCGATCGGATGCTCCAGGCGCTCGCCTGCCTCAAAGATCGCGAGTGCGAATTTTGGATCGCCGGTCCGCGGGATACCCGCCAGTACCCGCAGCTTCTCGCCCGTGTCCAACACCTGAACCTGGGCGGGCGGGTGCGCTTTCTCGATTACGTCCCCTACATGGAGTTGCCCGGGCTCATCGAGCGAGCCGTCGCCCTACTTTTTCCAACGCTCTGGGAGGGATTCGGGTTGCCGGTATTGGAGGCAATGGCCTGCGGCACGCCAGTCATCACCTCCAACCTGGCGTCGCTGAGCGAGATCGCCGCCGATGCCGCCTTGTTGGTCGACCCCTACCGCGTTGGAGCCATTGCCGCGGCTATGCACCGGATTCTTAATGAGCCCGGTTTGCGCCACCAATTGCAGGTTCAGGGACTGGCTCGGGCCAGTCTATTCAGATGGGATCGCACTGCCCGGCGGACGGCCGAGGTGCTGACGTGCTGTCTTTAGTAAAGACAAAAAACCGCCGACGATTTGCCTTCTACG harbors:
- a CDS encoding class I SAM-dependent methyltransferase produces the protein MDSQAEAEAYDAMDHGEVNARFVADVLALGPADGPWLDLGTGPAHLPVLLASERPDIRITAVDLAAPMLAIARRRVEAAGLAGRITLVHGDAKAPALGAARFACVFSNSLVHHLPQPAPFWQACARLLAPGGVLFVRDLARPDSLSRRDALVEQYAAGCDDDQRRLFAESLQAALIPAEVASQARAAGLTGAQVAMSSDRHWTLIRRGAV
- a CDS encoding LON peptidase substrate-binding domain-containing protein, producing the protein MSLSFSLAVQELPLFPLPDVVLFPGRPLPLHIFEPRYRMMMNTVLDTDCRFGVLLWDQETKQPARVGSCAEITQVDRLPDDRMNVLTVGIKRFRVLEYTRQKPYRVGLVQWIDDEPVEGDLSALTQEAKKLLADVVRLSSKLMEKPLQLPTLPEEPLELSYWIGGSFYGASEEQQALLELQDTARRLQREIDILQTTLKHLAARTVLKDTLS
- the ald gene encoding alanine dehydrogenase, translating into MHIGVPKEIKDQEFRVGLTPAAVRALSDQGHSVAIEARAGEGSGFTDRDYLEAGARIVETAAEVYAQPMIVKVKEPLPLEYALLGKGQILFTYLHLAASRELTEALLNSGATCIAYETVALADGRLPLLTPMSAIAGRLAVQFGSRFLEKQQGGRGVLLGGVPGVAAGHVAILGGGIVGTEAARIAVGMGARVTILDVNLDRLAYLEDLFGSRVELLFSTRRTIEQMVPGADLLIGAVLVTGRRAPKLVSREVVGRMNPGSVIVDVAVDQGGCVETLRPTSHSEPVYLEAGVVHYGVPNMPGAVPWTATQALNNATLPYVMKLAELGYPQATERDPALALGINIAHSRLIHPAVQQVFPDLIHA
- a CDS encoding glycosyltransferase family 4 protein is translated as MAHLCIDLAFLPTRPTGLGTYALNLLAHLRWDDVVTLFSPRPLEPFPCCLVPPALASDGGRWAHLARLAWQQIRLPALYRTHKADLLFSPLPEAPLARHCRSVVTVHDLIPLRFPGPFPALLTRYFQYYVPQVLHNSEHILCDSEATASDIVRFYGIAAKKLTAIPLAHDAAHFYPRGLAPANYFLYLGRQDRHKNLDRMLQALACLKDRECEFWIAGPRDTRQYPQLLARVQHLNLGGRVRFLDYVPYMELPGLIERAVALLFPTLWEGFGLPVLEAMACGTPVITSNLASLSEIAADAALLVDPYRVGAIAAAMHRILNEPGLRHQLQVQGLARASLFRWDRTARRTAEVLTCCL